One part of the Mariniflexile litorale genome encodes these proteins:
- a CDS encoding Crp/Fnr family transcriptional regulator, translating into MINELKENYGYLFEESLLMEINSVGTFKEIPEGFQLIDIGDYIKSMPLLVSGAVKILREDDKGDELLLYFIERGDTCAMTLSCCMGQKKSEIRAIAETPTKLIMIPIEKMSEWMGKYKSWQNFILQSYHDRMTELLEAIDTIAFLKMDERLFKHLKDKAMVNHNEVIHVTHQQIAFDLHTSRVVISRLLKTLENDGKIELHRNSIKILDL; encoded by the coding sequence ATGATTAATGAATTAAAAGAAAACTATGGCTACCTCTTTGAAGAAAGCCTATTAATGGAAATAAACAGTGTTGGAACTTTTAAAGAAATACCAGAAGGTTTCCAACTAATAGACATTGGGGATTATATTAAATCGATGCCTTTGTTAGTTAGCGGCGCCGTAAAAATTTTACGTGAAGATGATAAAGGCGACGAACTATTACTCTATTTTATTGAACGTGGCGATACTTGTGCTATGACTTTGTCTTGCTGCATGGGACAAAAAAAAAGTGAAATAAGAGCCATAGCAGAAACACCCACTAAACTTATTATGATTCCTATTGAAAAAATGAGTGAATGGATGGGCAAATATAAAAGTTGGCAGAATTTTATTCTACAAAGTTACCATGATAGAATGACTGAGCTTTTAGAAGCTATTGATACTATTGCTTTTTTAAAAATGGACGAACGTCTTTTTAAGCACTTAAAGGATAAAGCCATGGTAAACCATAACGAAGTTATTCATGTAACACACCAACAAATTGCTTTCGATTTACATACCTCCAGAGTTGTTATTTCACGGTTATTAAAAACCTTGGAAAATGACGGTAAAATAGAACTTCACAGAAATAGTATTAAAATTCTAGACCTATAG
- a CDS encoding MBL fold metallo-hydrolase, whose product MKIEQIYTGCLAQGAYYIESNGEVAIIDPLREVTPYINKATRHNAKIKYIFETHFHADFVSGHVTLSKLTGAPIIYGPSANPTFDAIIAKDGQVFKLGNITITALHTPGHTMESTTYLLKDENGNDHAIFSGDTLFLGDVGRPDLAQKAANMTQEDLAGLLFDSLRNKIMPLADDVIVYPAHGAGSACGKNLSKQTIGTIGNQKKTNYALRADMTKTEFIKEVTDGLLPPPQYFPLNVKMNKEGYEDVEDVIERGTTALTPSEFEQIANETGAIVLDVRHQDEFAKGHIPRSIFIGIEGNFAPWVGALIAEVEQPILLVTPEGKEEETIIRLSRVGFDKTLGYLDGGFEAWKHAGLEYDTVASISASELKQTLEKEAAPVFDVRKDDEFKSEHLKNAKHTSLDYLNEHLNEFPENKTFYLHCAGGYRSMIAASILKSRGIHNLIDITGGFDAIKQAEMPITDYVCPTTL is encoded by the coding sequence ATGAAGATTGAACAAATATACACGGGATGCTTAGCACAAGGTGCTTATTACATAGAAAGTAACGGCGAAGTGGCTATTATTGATCCTTTACGAGAAGTAACACCATACATTAATAAAGCCACACGTCATAACGCAAAAATTAAATATATTTTTGAAACGCATTTTCATGCCGATTTTGTTAGCGGTCATGTAACACTTTCAAAACTTACTGGAGCTCCTATAATTTATGGTCCCAGTGCAAATCCTACTTTTGATGCTATAATAGCTAAAGACGGACAAGTTTTTAAATTGGGAAACATAACCATAACAGCCTTACATACACCTGGGCACACTATGGAAAGCACTACGTATTTACTAAAAGACGAAAACGGAAATGACCATGCTATTTTTAGTGGAGACACCTTGTTTTTAGGAGATGTAGGTAGACCAGATCTAGCACAAAAAGCAGCAAATATGACGCAAGAAGATTTAGCTGGGTTACTTTTTGATAGTTTACGCAACAAAATTATGCCTTTAGCCGACGATGTTATTGTATATCCTGCACATGGTGCTGGTTCTGCTTGCGGAAAAAACTTAAGCAAACAAACCATTGGAACTATTGGCAATCAAAAGAAAACCAATTATGCGCTTCGTGCGGATATGACCAAAACGGAATTTATTAAAGAAGTTACTGATGGTTTATTACCTCCTCCTCAATACTTTCCTCTAAATGTGAAAATGAATAAAGAAGGGTATGAAGATGTTGAAGATGTTATAGAACGTGGAACAACTGCCTTAACACCTTCTGAATTTGAGCAAATTGCAAACGAAACAGGTGCCATTGTTTTAGATGTTCGTCATCAAGATGAATTTGCTAAAGGTCATATTCCTAGATCTATTTTTATTGGAATTGAAGGAAACTTTGCACCTTGGGTTGGTGCCCTCATTGCAGAAGTAGAACAACCTATTTTACTGGTGACTCCAGAAGGAAAAGAAGAAGAAACCATCATACGATTATCACGTGTTGGCTTCGACAAAACCTTAGGATATTTAGATGGAGGATTTGAAGCATGGAAACACGCTGGATTAGAATATGATACGGTAGCTTCTATTTCTGCTTCAGAATTAAAACAAACTTTAGAAAAAGAAGCAGCACCTGTTTTTGATGTTCGAAAAGACGATGAGTTTAAATCTGAACATTTAAAAAATGCCAAACATACTTCATTAGATTATTTAAATGAACATTTGAATGAGTTTCCTGAAAACAAAACTTTTTACCTGCATTGTGCTGGTGGCTATAGATCCATGATTGCAGCCTCCATTCTAAAAAGCAGAGGTATTCACAACTTAATTGATATAACAGGTGGTTTTGATGCCATAAAACAAGCAGAAATGCCCATAACAGATTACGTATGTCCAACAACATTATAA
- a CDS encoding SusC/RagA family TonB-linked outer membrane protein, translating to MKKLLSTKGRHHIILPKFNLKMKISLFLFIVTFFQLQAETSYSQKTKIDLNFKETSLFEIIKVIENKTEFKFFYSKNELDLDRKINIQVKQQLITKILNSLFTDGSINYKVIDKQIILTTNKQKKETSANDVIIQDQIKITGTITDKEGIPLAGTNILEKGTANGVVTDFNGSYSINVSNKNAILVFFYLGMKTEEISVGNQLQIDVVLEEDLLGLGEVVVVGYGTQKKINLTGSVDNVSGKVLTTRPQTNSSNLLQGRLTGVNVTQPGAEPGLDSPNIRIRGFGSYGASNDPLILIDGVSGSLNNLSPADIETVTVLKDASSAAIYGARAANGVILVTTKRGKKGAPVINFSTNISIQSPTRLPDFITNSVEYMEMLNTASANDGKPIPYTQANIDAYRNAPAGSKEYPNFDALDYWFQNATVKNHNLSVAGGGESNTYNVSFGYLDQNSMIPGYKFTRYNGLINNDLELSKWVTLGTTINLTSKYTGQPSANSLFTPMYIYTASPLNEPYLPDGSGRPVTRAYASEASFRPRPGLQESFIMGEQYYKETNINPQIYVDIKPFKGLTWTTKAAINYVDVFYKMHQQNYTAYSLHERDPITGDYLAIPKNADVLGVTDDYSKDITKTFYSVATYQNTFAENHDFSVLGGYEQNSFRHQQLRATRPNSVNPALTELQAYTATNQELFKQTTRMLGYNAPYEWGLQSLFGRVNYSFKNKYLFEGNIRYDGTSKVSPDYRWGVFPSASVGWVVSEEKFIKDKLSWLNSFKLRGSYGILGNSDIGAYAYQDNLDITVSYPFGSTLTQGAVVNTFKDQSLRWETTRITDIGFDLNIKNGLLGATFDWFDKYTYDILAKQPIPVSMGLSDPTLNDGKMRNRGFELNLTHRNQIGELNYDTYFQISKFKNEVVHISAPSIGNTIRADGSPYNEMNLYIWDGIVQESDLTDPNFPTSTLNPNPKAGDLKMKDVSGPNGVPDGIINGDDRQPVSGLYPKFSYAFGFNFDYKQFNLNLFFQGVEGQKSVMSFWGPQPFAGGMPPMPKWRNAWTPQNPTNKLPALHTDGYAGVNSYSNSTYFLQDGSYLRLKSVMLSYTLPASFIKNIKAKDCVVYVSGDNLLTFTKFEGQDPERSLTSYQNVYLSYPQARIINFGLNVKF from the coding sequence ATGAAAAAACTATTAAGCACAAAAGGAAGGCACCACATTATACTTCCAAAATTCAACTTAAAAATGAAAATTTCTCTCTTTCTTTTTATAGTAACTTTTTTCCAACTACAGGCTGAGACTAGTTATAGCCAAAAAACTAAAATTGATTTAAATTTTAAAGAGACTTCATTATTTGAAATTATTAAAGTCATTGAAAACAAAACAGAATTTAAATTTTTCTATAGTAAAAACGAATTGGATTTAGATCGAAAGATTAATATCCAAGTAAAGCAGCAATTAATAACAAAAATTCTTAATAGCCTTTTTACAGATGGATCTATTAATTACAAGGTTATTGATAAGCAAATTATATTAACTACTAATAAACAAAAAAAAGAAACTTCTGCTAATGATGTTATTATTCAAGATCAGATTAAAATTACGGGTACAATTACCGATAAAGAAGGAATACCTCTTGCAGGAACCAATATTCTCGAAAAGGGAACAGCCAATGGGGTGGTTACAGATTTTAATGGGAGCTACTCAATAAACGTTTCTAATAAAAATGCCATTTTGGTGTTCTTTTATCTTGGAATGAAAACTGAGGAAATTTCAGTGGGTAATCAATTACAAATAGATGTTGTGTTGGAAGAAGACCTCTTGGGCTTAGGCGAAGTGGTGGTTGTTGGATATGGTACTCAGAAAAAAATAAATTTAACAGGCTCTGTAGATAATGTTTCAGGTAAAGTACTAACAACCAGACCTCAGACAAATTCATCCAACCTTCTTCAAGGACGTCTTACGGGAGTAAATGTAACACAACCAGGTGCGGAACCGGGTTTGGATAGCCCTAATATACGTATAAGAGGATTTGGATCTTACGGTGCAAGCAATGATCCATTGATTTTGATTGATGGCGTTTCAGGATCGCTAAATAACCTTTCACCTGCTGACATTGAAACTGTTACTGTATTAAAGGATGCCTCATCGGCAGCTATATACGGGGCACGAGCAGCCAATGGGGTTATTTTGGTTACTACGAAAAGAGGAAAAAAGGGAGCCCCTGTAATTAATTTCAGTACTAATATTTCCATTCAATCACCTACAAGGCTACCCGATTTCATTACCAATTCTGTTGAATATATGGAAATGCTCAACACGGCATCTGCTAACGATGGAAAGCCTATACCATATACTCAAGCCAATATTGATGCTTATCGCAACGCACCCGCTGGGAGTAAAGAGTATCCCAATTTTGATGCGCTTGATTACTGGTTCCAAAATGCAACCGTAAAAAACCATAACTTGTCCGTTGCAGGGGGTGGTGAAAGCAATACTTATAATGTTTCTTTTGGTTATCTCGACCAAAATTCTATGATTCCTGGCTACAAATTCACACGATATAATGGTTTGATAAACAATGATCTTGAACTTAGTAAATGGGTAACACTTGGAACAACCATTAATTTGACTAGTAAATACACAGGGCAACCCTCGGCTAATTCATTATTCACACCCATGTATATTTATACTGCAAGTCCACTTAATGAGCCTTACCTGCCAGACGGAAGTGGACGTCCTGTAACAAGAGCTTATGCTTCTGAAGCTTCTTTTCGTCCAAGACCAGGGTTACAGGAATCTTTTATTATGGGAGAACAGTATTATAAAGAGACAAATATAAACCCACAAATTTATGTCGATATCAAGCCTTTCAAAGGGCTTACTTGGACAACTAAGGCGGCTATTAATTATGTAGACGTTTTTTACAAAATGCATCAGCAGAATTATACCGCTTATTCATTACATGAAAGAGATCCAATAACAGGAGATTACCTAGCTATTCCAAAAAATGCTGATGTACTTGGTGTTACTGACGATTATTCAAAAGATATTACTAAAACTTTTTATTCAGTCGCCACCTACCAGAACACATTTGCTGAGAATCATGATTTTTCAGTTTTGGGGGGTTATGAGCAGAACAGCTTCAGACATCAACAGTTAAGAGCAACGAGACCAAATTCAGTAAATCCTGCGCTTACCGAACTTCAAGCTTATACAGCTACCAATCAAGAGTTGTTTAAACAAACAACTCGTATGCTTGGCTATAATGCTCCTTATGAATGGGGTTTGCAATCTCTATTCGGACGTGTCAACTATAGCTTTAAAAACAAATATCTTTTTGAAGGTAATATTCGCTATGATGGAACGTCTAAAGTGTCTCCTGATTACAGATGGGGGGTATTCCCTTCTGCATCTGTTGGATGGGTAGTATCTGAAGAAAAATTTATTAAAGACAAATTATCTTGGTTAAATAGCTTTAAATTGAGAGGATCTTATGGAATATTAGGAAACTCAGATATTGGCGCATATGCTTATCAAGACAATTTAGATATCACAGTTTCATATCCTTTTGGATCCACACTGACTCAGGGAGCCGTTGTAAATACCTTCAAAGATCAAAGTTTAAGATGGGAAACCACCCGAATTACAGATATAGGTTTCGATCTTAATATCAAGAATGGATTACTGGGAGCTACCTTCGATTGGTTTGACAAATATACTTATGACATTCTTGCTAAACAACCCATACCGGTAAGTATGGGATTGTCTGACCCAACCCTGAACGATGGGAAAATGCGCAACCGTGGTTTTGAATTGAATTTAACACACCGTAACCAAATCGGAGAATTAAACTACGATACCTACTTTCAGATATCAAAATTTAAAAATGAAGTAGTTCATATTAGTGCCCCCAGTATTGGAAATACCATAAGAGCTGATGGTTCCCCATATAACGAAATGAACTTATACATTTGGGATGGTATTGTTCAAGAATCCGATCTCACAGACCCTAATTTCCCAACGAGTACTTTAAATCCCAATCCCAAAGCAGGCGATTTGAAAATGAAAGATGTTTCTGGTCCTAATGGAGTTCCTGACGGGATCATCAATGGTGATGACCGTCAACCAGTAAGTGGATTATATCCAAAATTCTCATATGCCTTCGGATTTAACTTCGATTATAAACAATTTAATCTGAATCTTTTCTTTCAGGGAGTAGAAGGTCAAAAATCAGTTATGTCTTTTTGGGGTCCTCAGCCCTTTGCAGGAGGTATGCCTCCAATGCCCAAGTGGCGAAATGCATGGACTCCACAAAATCCAACAAACAAACTACCTGCATTGCATACTGACGGATATGCTGGTGTAAATAGTTATAGTAATTCCACTTACTTTTTACAGGATGGTTCATACCTCCGCTTAAAAAGCGTCATGCTTTCATACACCCTACCCGCTAGCTTCATCAAAAATATCAAAGCTAAAGATTGCGTGGTATATGTTTCAGGAGATAACCTACTAACCTTTACAAAGTTTGAAGGTCAGGATCCAGAACGTTCTTTGACCTCCTATCAGAATGTTTATCTGTCGTATCCGCAAGCTCGTATCATAAACTTTGGTTTAAATGTTAAATTCTAA
- a CDS encoding RagB/SusD family nutrient uptake outer membrane protein: MKNKYKILRLPIIILLVFISTSCESDFLDKNPLDSVSSQGFWNTKADVETGLAGVYSRLQQNFLGYERIYFEGLTDNAYCEINFNQRYIFEMTLGNISPSTGGAINNMYSSPYRAITSCNLFLDNVDNAKDNILPAQLDIYKAEVRFIRALCYFDLVQLFGEVPVYKKYFTKIEEGKIAKSSKAEIYTFIEEDLNFAIAKLPDTKYSGHAVKGSAQALLGRVLLTQEKWPEAATVLNDIIIGLKFQLSNSYKDLFLIDGQANAAVNREIMFSTNYALGNPQRLSPQSAGYEVEMANWALLQPFKDFADSYQMTDGNSSSTSPLDNTNYANRDPRLGMTMKLPNETWKNPTTQVSQIIDNPSITGFIMEKYVDLSKIPISGATAPTSHQDYIHLRYADVLLMYAEAKNEATGPDGTVYSAINEVRARATVNMPAVVQADYNTKELLREYIRNERRVELAMEGLRYFDLKRWKIAEAKLNGVSTVGTQPMQFLPKHYYLPLAQSEIDRNPKLEQNLDYK, from the coding sequence ATGAAGAATAAATATAAAATTTTACGATTGCCGATAATCATTTTGCTGGTTTTTATCTCCACTTCTTGTGAATCGGATTTCCTTGACAAAAATCCTTTGGACAGTGTTTCAAGCCAAGGGTTCTGGAATACTAAAGCCGATGTGGAAACTGGATTGGCAGGCGTATATTCACGCCTCCAACAAAATTTTCTTGGATATGAAAGAATTTATTTTGAAGGGCTCACAGACAATGCCTATTGTGAAATAAACTTTAACCAAAGATATATATTTGAAATGACACTGGGTAATATATCACCATCAACAGGAGGTGCTATCAATAACATGTACTCTTCACCATACCGCGCAATTACAAGTTGTAATTTGTTTCTAGATAACGTCGACAATGCTAAGGATAACATTTTACCAGCTCAATTGGATATCTATAAAGCTGAAGTAAGATTTATACGAGCTTTGTGTTATTTTGATTTGGTTCAGTTATTCGGAGAAGTACCTGTGTATAAAAAGTATTTTACGAAAATTGAAGAAGGAAAAATAGCCAAAAGCAGTAAAGCTGAAATCTATACTTTTATTGAAGAAGATCTAAATTTTGCAATTGCCAAACTTCCAGATACAAAATATTCTGGTCATGCCGTAAAAGGTAGTGCACAGGCTTTACTTGGTCGCGTATTACTTACACAAGAAAAATGGCCTGAAGCTGCAACTGTTTTAAATGACATTATTATCGGTTTAAAATTTCAGTTATCTAACAGTTATAAAGATTTATTCCTTATTGATGGACAGGCCAATGCAGCCGTGAACAGAGAAATTATGTTTTCTACCAATTATGCATTGGGTAATCCACAACGTTTGAGTCCGCAGTCTGCTGGTTATGAAGTAGAAATGGCAAACTGGGCACTTTTACAACCTTTTAAAGATTTTGCTGATTCTTATCAAATGACCGACGGTAATTCGTCAAGCACATCACCACTTGATAATACCAATTATGCAAACCGCGATCCACGACTGGGTATGACAATGAAACTACCAAATGAGACATGGAAAAATCCGACAACCCAAGTGAGTCAAATTATTGATAATCCTAGTATAACAGGTTTTATTATGGAGAAATATGTCGATCTTTCCAAAATACCGATCTCTGGAGCGACAGCTCCGACGTCACATCAGGACTATATCCACCTGAGATATGCTGATGTTTTATTGATGTATGCAGAAGCCAAAAACGAAGCCACTGGACCCGATGGTACAGTGTATTCTGCTATTAATGAAGTTCGTGCCAGAGCAACTGTAAATATGCCAGCTGTGGTTCAAGCAGACTATAACACAAAGGAATTATTACGCGAATACATCCGTAACGAACGAAGAGTAGAACTTGCAATGGAAGGCCTGCGTTACTTTGATCTAAAACGTTGGAAAATTGCAGAAGCTAAACTGAACGGGGTAAGTACTGTAGGAACTCAGCCAATGCAATTTTTACCAAAACATTACTATTTACCGTTGGCACAAAGTGAAATTGACCGTAATCCAAAACTGGAACAAAATTTAGATTACAAATAA
- a CDS encoding cytochrome ubiquinol oxidase subunit I → MEDMLFYDRMQFAFTITFHYLFPQLTMGLSLMIVYFKWKFLRTKTETYNDAAKFWMKIFALNFAMGVVTGIPMEFQFGTNWAKFSELTGGIIGQTLAMEGMFSFFLESSFLGLFIFGEKLLGHKLHFVTGFLVFLGSWASGFLIIATHSWMQHPVGYEILENGKFVLTNFSALFTNEWLWPSYLHNQAASLVTASFVVAAIGSFYILNNKHSEFGKLFVKTGVIFGLIASILVAFPTGDMMAKNVVKHQPVTFAAMEGIFETEDGGSEIILIGQPDMKDKKLDNKIAVPNILSFLTYQKWDAEIKGLNEFDEDVHPTNVPGLYYAYHIMVGLGTIFIGLMLAAIVQLFRKKLYKTKWILWSLMFMLPFPYIANTTGWYTAELGRQPWLVYNLLRTSAGASPTVSAGNTLFTLLGFIGLYLLLGLLFLMIAGKIINKGPEITTH, encoded by the coding sequence ATGGAAGACATGCTCTTTTATGATAGAATGCAGTTTGCATTTACTATCACCTTTCATTACTTATTTCCGCAATTAACCATGGGACTCTCTTTAATGATTGTCTATTTTAAATGGAAATTCTTAAGAACCAAAACAGAAACTTATAATGATGCTGCGAAATTTTGGATGAAAATTTTTGCACTTAATTTTGCTATGGGTGTTGTTACAGGAATCCCTATGGAATTCCAATTTGGTACTAATTGGGCCAAATTTTCTGAACTTACAGGCGGCATTATTGGGCAAACCCTCGCAATGGAAGGTATGTTTTCATTCTTTTTAGAATCTTCATTTTTGGGACTCTTCATTTTTGGTGAAAAATTATTAGGTCATAAATTACATTTCGTTACGGGGTTTTTAGTATTTCTAGGTTCATGGGCTAGCGGATTTTTAATCATCGCTACGCATTCATGGATGCAACACCCTGTAGGTTATGAAATTTTAGAAAATGGCAAATTTGTATTAACTAATTTTAGTGCCTTATTTACAAACGAATGGCTGTGGCCTTCTTATTTACATAATCAAGCTGCATCATTAGTAACGGCTTCTTTTGTCGTGGCTGCTATTGGTTCATTTTATATTTTAAATAATAAGCATAGTGAATTTGGAAAGCTTTTTGTAAAAACCGGTGTCATATTCGGGTTAATAGCAAGTATCCTTGTAGCATTTCCTACAGGCGATATGATGGCAAAAAATGTTGTAAAACATCAACCTGTAACCTTCGCTGCTATGGAAGGCATTTTTGAAACGGAAGATGGTGGTTCAGAAATTATTTTAATAGGGCAGCCAGATATGAAAGATAAAAAACTTGATAATAAAATTGCCGTTCCTAATATCTTAAGCTTTTTAACGTATCAAAAATGGGATGCAGAAATAAAAGGCCTAAATGAGTTTGATGAAGATGTACATCCCACCAATGTCCCTGGTCTGTATTACGCTTATCACATCATGGTTGGGTTAGGTACTATTTTCATTGGTTTAATGCTAGCTGCTATTGTACAATTATTCAGAAAAAAACTTTATAAAACCAAATGGATTTTGTGGTCACTTATGTTTATGTTACCTTTTCCATACATAGCCAATACCACAGGTTGGTATACGGCTGAGTTAGGAAGGCAACCTTGGTTGGTTTATAATTTATTAAGAACATCGGCTGGAGCTTCCCCTACTGTATCCGCTGGAAACACCCTATTTACTTTATTAGGCTTTATTGGATTGTATTTATTATTGGGACTCCTATTTTTAATGATTGCTGGAAAAATTATTAATAAAGGTCCAGAAATTACAACACACTAA
- a CDS encoding rhodanese-like domain-containing protein has product MTLFSFLFGTQVQNSNIKVLPPEAFKKQITSNSVQLIDVRTVNEFKSGHIKDAKNIDFFSSNFNTQLEELNKEKPIYLYCRSGNRSNKAANQLAKMGFTEIYDLKGGFLNWKN; this is encoded by the coding sequence ATGACTTTATTTTCATTCCTTTTTGGAACTCAAGTACAAAACAGTAATATCAAAGTATTACCACCCGAAGCATTCAAAAAACAAATCACTAGTAATTCTGTACAACTTATTGATGTTAGAACTGTTAATGAATTTAAATCAGGGCATATTAAAGATGCTAAAAACATCGACTTTTTCTCTAGTAATTTTAATACTCAATTAGAGGAACTAAACAAAGAAAAACCTATTTATTTATATTGTAGAAGTGGTAACCGAAGCAACAAAGCCGCGAACCAACTAGCAAAAATGGGCTTTACTGAAATTTATGATTTAAAAGGCGGCTTCTTAAATTGGAAAAACTAA
- a CDS encoding sulfite exporter TauE/SafE family protein — translation MAIIDFLGFLGAFIIGVVLGLIGGGGSILTVPLLVYLLSYNPVVATAYSLFVVGTSSVFGVFKKHQKKLVDFKTGLAFSFPSFIAVYVTRRYLVPNIPGEIFNLNGFVITKEIAIMLFFAIVMLAAATSMIKTKKETVGLFIKQPYYKTFIQGLVIGVITGLIGAGGGFLYVPALVLWAGLSMKKAVGTSLVIIAINSIIGFLGDLHALNTDWMFLLTFSGLTILGVFLGDYLSKFISNKKLKKGFGWFIMFMAVYIIIKEFTQN, via the coding sequence ATGGCTATTATAGATTTTTTAGGTTTTTTAGGTGCTTTTATAATTGGTGTGGTTCTTGGTCTTATTGGTGGCGGTGGTTCTATATTAACTGTTCCTCTATTGGTATACCTTTTGAGTTACAACCCTGTTGTGGCAACAGCTTATTCGTTATTTGTTGTAGGAACTTCATCTGTTTTTGGGGTATTCAAAAAACATCAAAAAAAACTAGTTGATTTTAAAACAGGATTAGCCTTTTCATTTCCTTCGTTTATAGCTGTTTATGTTACAAGACGTTATTTAGTTCCAAATATTCCTGGAGAAATTTTTAATCTTAACGGATTTGTTATCACCAAAGAAATAGCCATCATGTTATTTTTTGCTATCGTTATGCTTGCTGCAGCAACGTCCATGATAAAAACAAAAAAAGAAACAGTCGGTTTATTTATAAAACAACCTTATTATAAAACATTTATACAAGGTTTAGTAATTGGTGTTATTACAGGTTTAATTGGTGCTGGTGGCGGCTTTTTGTATGTACCTGCTTTAGTACTTTGGGCTGGTTTATCTATGAAAAAAGCGGTGGGTACCTCTTTAGTCATTATAGCTATAAATTCTATTATAGGCTTTTTAGGCGATTTACATGCCTTAAATACCGATTGGATGTTCCTATTAACATTTTCAGGGTTAACCATCTTAGGTGTTTTTTTAGGAGACTATTTATCTAAATTCATTTCCAACAAAAAACTAAAAAAAGGGTTTGGCTGGTTTATCATGTTCATGGCCGTTTATATCATTATTAAAGAATTCACTCAAAACTAG
- the trxA gene encoding thioredoxin, whose translation MSNFSKIISQDKPVLVDFFAEWCGPCKMMSPILKEVKDTLSDKVSIIKIDVDKNQPLATKYQVRGVPTLLLFKNGVQVWRQSGVVQKNELITLLQSHL comes from the coding sequence ATGAGTAATTTTTCAAAAATAATAAGTCAAGACAAGCCTGTTTTAGTTGATTTTTTTGCGGAGTGGTGTGGACCATGTAAAATGATGAGTCCTATTCTAAAAGAGGTAAAAGATACATTAAGCGATAAAGTTTCTATTATTAAAATTGATGTTGATAAAAATCAACCCCTGGCCACCAAATATCAAGTTAGAGGTGTCCCTACCCTATTGCTTTTTAAAAATGGCGTTCAAGTTTGGAGGCAATCGGGTGTTGTTCAAAAGAATGAATTAATAACACTTTTGCAATCTCATCTATAA